A portion of the Diceros bicornis minor isolate mBicDic1 chromosome 20, mDicBic1.mat.cur, whole genome shotgun sequence genome contains these proteins:
- the DIMT1 gene encoding probable dimethyladenosine transferase isoform X2 gives MTVKLLEKAKKVIACELDPRLVAELHKRVQGTPLASKLQVMVGDVLKTDLPFFDACVANLPYQISSPFVFKLLLHRPFFRCAVLMFQREFALRLVAKPGDKLYCRLSINTQLLARVDHLMKVGKNNFRPPPKVESSVVRIEPKNPPPPINFQEWDGLVRITFVRKNKTLSAAFKSSAVQQLLEKNYRIHCSVHNTIIPEDFSIADKIQQILTSTGFSDKRARSMDIDDFIRLLHGFNAEGIHFS, from the exons aaaaaag gTAATTGCCTGTGAACTTGACCCAAGGCTAGTAGCTGAACTTCACAAAAGAGTTCAGGGCAC GCCTCTGGCCAGCAAACTTCAAGTAATGGTGGGTGATGTGTTGAAAACAGATTTGCCATTTTTTGATGCTTGTGTGGCAAATTTGCCTTATCAG ATCTCTTCTCCTTTTGTCTTCAAGCTGTTGCTGCACCGACCTTTTTTCAG ATGTGCTGTGCTTATGTTTCAAAGAGAATTTGCTCTGCGACTGGTTGCAAAACCTGGAGATAAGTTATATTGCAGACTATCAATTAATACACAGCTGTTAGCACGTGTGGACCATCTAATGAAA GTCGGAAAGAATAACTTCAGGCCACCACCTAAGGTGGAATCCAGTGTCGTAAGGATAGAACCTAAGAATCCACCACCACCTATCAATTTTCAG GAATGGGATGGCTTAGTACGGATCACCTTTGTTAGGAAAAACAAGACCCTGTCTGCTGCGTTTAA GTCAAGTGCAGTGCAACAGctattggaaaaaaattacagaattcaCTGTTCAGTCCATAATACT ATAATACCAGAAGATTTCAGCATAGCAGATAAAATACAGCAAATCCTAACCAGCACAGGTTTTAGTGACAAGCGTGCCCGTTCCATGGACATAGATGACTTCATCAG ATTGCTACATGGATTCAATGCAGAAGGTATCCATTTTTCTTAG